A single genomic interval of Dromiciops gliroides isolate mDroGli1 chromosome 1, mDroGli1.pri, whole genome shotgun sequence harbors:
- the LOC122736722 gene encoding 60S ribosomal protein L38-like, whose product MPPKIEEIKDFLLTARQKDAKSVKIKKNKDNVKFKVRCSRYLYTLVITDKEKAEKLKQSLPPGLAVKELK is encoded by the coding sequence ATGCCCCCCAAAattgaggaaataaaagacttcttGCTCACAGCCAGGCAAAAGGATGCCAAATCTGTCAAGATCAAGAAAAACAAGGACAATGTGAAGTTTAAGGTTCGCTGCAGCAGATACCTGTACACCTTGGTCATCACagacaaagagaaggcagagaaacttAAACAGTCCTTGCCTCCTGGTTTGGCTGTGAAGGAGCTGAAGTGA